The Bacilli bacterium region AATGGAACTTTAAAAGCAAGGGAAATATCTAGCCAATAATAACTTTTACTATGTAATACACCAAGAATAACAAAGCGACCACATAGAGCATCGGTTTGACGTCCTTGGCTTTTCTTTGGGCAATACGCATAATTACAAAGGTGATAATGCCGAATCCTAATCCGTCGGAAATTGAATAAGTTAAAACCATAAGCATAAATGAGACAAAAGCCGTCACACCGATGGCAATATCGTCCCAGTTGATGGCTTTTAAATTGTTGGTAAACATCATCGCTCCGACACTAATGAGGGCGATACTGGTCACAGAGAAACTGTTAAAGACGGAGAAAACGGGAAAAATAAATGCGGATACGAGGAAAAGAAGTCCGGCCGTGACCGCACTTAAACCGGTTTTTGCTCCGGTTGAACAGGCCACGTTACTCTCAGCGAAGGCCGTAATGGTTGAGGTTCCGATTGGCGCGCAAATGGCCGCTCCAATGGCATCGGCTAAAATGGCTCTATTGCCACCGATCAAATCACCTTTTTCATCTAATACCCCCGCGCTTCTCCCCACTGACATCAAGGTTGCCGTTGTATCAAAAAGACTGACAAAAACGACCGAGAAGATAAACGCATAACTGGCCGGATTGCTTAAAACATTTTTCCAGGCATCACCGGCACTGGTTGTTTCCGTACCAGTAAATATCTTGAAGAAAACATCCTTGATTCCTGCTAATCCCCAACTGCTAGCGGAAAAATCAAAATACGGAAGTCCGCTTGCGGTAAGATTATTTCCAAAAGCGGCATAATTTACTATTAAGCCAATAACCGCGATAATCCCCATCGCCGCGGGAATCGCCAATTGATTTAAGTGCTTGTTGGGCATAGCCATAAAAGCAAAGACAATCAGCACTCCCAGCAAAGGAAGTAAAACCGCCGGATTGGCCAAATCGCCCAAAGCGACAATCGTTGATGAGTTGGAGGCTACAATTAAACCCGCTTTGTTAAATCCAATAAAAGCGATAAATCCACCTAAGCCGGCCGAAATAATGTATTTTACATCATTAGGAATGGCATCAATTATTTTTTGTCTTACCGGTGTAATCGTGATCAATAAAAATATCACACCCGATAAGAACATAATAATAAAAGCACTCACCCAATCGTGATAGGCCGTGTAAACAGTTGTTGAAACATAAGCACTGACGCCTAATCCTGCGCTTAAGATGACGGGGACATTGGCATAAAGTCCCATAAATATTGTAATTAAAGCACTGACTATCGCCGTGGCGGCAAAAACACCGTCTGGGCTCATTCCCGGCTCGCCACCAAAGATGGCCGAAATCAAGGGCAGAATATAAATCATCGCCACAAAAGTGATGAATCCTCCGAGAATCTCAATTCCGGGTCGGGCGCCTCTTTCTGTCAGATGAAATATTTTATCAAAAATTCCGTACTTATTCGCCGACTTGGTTTCAACATTTTTTTCCATAGTAAACCTCTTTCATATTAACGCTCTATAATACTTGCTTAATCGTGTTAAGGCAACTATTTTTTTGGGAGAATAACCTTTTTTCTAATTTCTTCAATCGCCGTTTTATCGCCTAAAAATTGCGTGGCCGCTGTTGCTGCACCGGCAGCGGTACCATAAGCCATCGCTTCGAGAGGACTATTATATTTAACCAATCCATATACAAACCCGCCGACAAAAGAATCTCCGCAGCCAACCGTAGCCACCACTTTGACCTTGGGCGATTCAAAACGAAAACGATTGCCCTTATTATCGCCATATATAGATCCTTTGGCTCCCAAAGTAATTATCACTCTTTCGACTCCGCTTGCGGTTAATTGACAAAATATATATTCAATCTGCTGTTCCGATAATCCATTTTGTGGATCAAAGGGAATATTGAAAAGGGCAGCGGCTTCCTCTTCGTTTGGTTTGATAAATGCGGGATGTTCCTTTATCGCTGCTTTTAAAGCCGGACCGGACGTATCCACTCCGACACTGATTCCTTTGATGCTGAGTTCACGAACAATTTTGGCATAGAAATCTTCATCGAGATGCTCCGGTAGTGATCCCGACAAAATAAGCCAATCCCCTTCTTGTAATTGCGAAAGCCGAAGCGCAAGTTTTTTCATTGCTTTATCACCCAAGGGAAGCCCCGGGGCATTTAGCTCATAATGGCCATTTTGGTCAGATATTTTAACGTTGATTCTCGTTGGCACCTCCGCGTCAATATACTCCGCAAGAATTGGTTCGGAGGTTAAAAGTGACCGCAAAAGCATACCCGTATCTCCACCGGCCATTACAATCGGAGAAACCTCCATCCCCAATCTTCCAAGAATCGTTGCCGAACTTATGCCTTTTCCCCCGGGAGCAAAAACGGCTTTTTGGGCGCGCAATGTTTCATTTGTCACCAACTCATCGGTCCAAAGATAATAGTCGATGCTCGGATTAATTGTTAAAGTGTAGATCATATTAAAACCTCGTTTCCATTATAAACTTTCTTGCCTTTTGGTTGTTAATATTTATCTGCGGAATATAATCAAAATAGAGGATAAAATATGCCCACTATTTATATATATGAGGAAAAATGCCGATTCTGTCCGGAAATTGTTCGCAATGCCATTCTTCTAAACGAAGACGGCGAAACCCTTCAGTTAGGTGATATGAATGAAAGACAAAGAAATATTGCCATCCAGTATGGTATTGCCACCAAGCGAGTTAAGAAAAGCGACGGCCAAGAAAAAATAGTCACCATTTGCCCGCGTTGCCAAAACGTTCCTTTTTCTTTAAAGTTCCGGGATTTGCACGACTTACACATTACTCCCAATGTTCAGATCGATTTGGACAATCAAGATAATATTATCAAGGAAACCATAAACAAAAATTTCAGGTAATGTAAAGCATTTTTGCTTGACACCTATTTTGAATGTGATATTATTTCTACGTTATAGGAGGATAAGCACATGTCAGTTAAATTAAGATTAACCCGTGTTGGACGTCATGATGATCCGTTTTACCGGATTGTTGCTGCTGATAGCAGAATGAGCCGTGATGGTCGTTTCATCGAACAAATCGGCCATTATGATCCAAACAAAGCTTTAAATGGTGCCGTTATTGATGAAGCGGCGGCAATTAAATGGCTTCAAGCCGGTGCGCAACCAAGCGGAACCGTCAAAGCGATTTTAACCAAAGCCGGAATCGTCGCTAAATTCAACACTTTAAAAAAAGAAGGTAAATAAGCGTGGAGTATCAAGAGATTATACACACGATTATCGATCCAATCGTTGAGCACAAAGACGCTCTTCTTCTACGCGAAATCGCCGGTGATGATGATAAGACAATTTCCATTATTATCTGCGCCGAACCGGAAGATACAGCGCGGCTTATTGGGCGCAAAGGCATGATTGCTGATTCCTTACGAGAAGTGATTTCTATCGCGGGTAAAACCGATGGTAAAAGAATTTATTTAAAGTTTGAATCGTTTGAAAAAAAGGATGAGGATTAACTCCTCATTTTTTTTGCTATAATTGTCACGAGGTTAGTTTTATGGAATATGTTAAAGTCGGTTCGATTATTAAAACCCGCGGTCTAAAGGGGGAAGTACGCATTTATCCCACTTCTGATTTTCGCGATTTTCGTTTTCAGACAGGGAATAAATTATATTTATATCATCCTGAGAGCGATACTCATCAAGCCCTTACCGTTGAAAAGCGCCTTCTTGACGGAGCGCTTGAAATTATAACGTTTAAAGAGATCAATTCCATTGAAGAAGCCGAAAAATTGATCGGTCTTGAGCTACACGCTTTAAAGCAAAAAGACATTTTGCCGGATGGAGGATTCTTCTTTGGCGATTTACTTGGCTTATCCGTTATAGACGAGCGCGGGAATCTTCTTGGTAAAGTAAAGCGAATTGAGGAATATTCGGCCTACAAAACCCTCCGCGTAAGCCGCGAAGGCAATAAGGATTTTTTCGTTCCCTTTGTCGAAGCTTTTATAAAGAAAGTGGATTTAACCAACGGACAAATCACCATACATGTCCTTGAAGGCCTGTTATGAAAATCACTGTTTTAACGTTGTTTCCCGAAATGATATCCCCTTTTTTTGATAATTCGATCATAAAAAGAGCAAAGGCTAAAGGTATTATCGATATTAACATCGTCAATATCCGTGATTTTACAAAAGATCGGTATGGGCGGGTTGACAGCGCTCCTGTCGGGGGCGGAGCGGGACTAATAATGAAAATGCAACCTTTAGTTGATGCCCTTAAGGCGGTTAAGACCTTGGACTGCAAAGTATATCTCCTCGCTCCGACCGGTAAAACTTTCAATCAGTCATTTGCCCATGAATTAACCATGGTTTCGCATTTAATACTCATCTGCGGACATTATGAAGGTATCGATGATCGCATCAACCATTATATCGATGGAACCATTTCAATCGGCGATTACATTCTTACCGGGGGGGAAATCGGAGCGGTGGCGGTCAGCGATGCGGTTATCCGCTTGCTTGAAGGGGCAATAAGCGAAGATTCGACCACCGAAGAAACTTTTGAAAATGGATTGCTGGAATATCCGCAATTTACGGAGCCATTCGATTATGACGGCAACCAAATTCCTGACATTCTCTACTCCGGCAATCACACGGCTATTGCCAAATGGCGAAAAAAAGAGGCTCTTCGAAGAACCCGGTTATTACGACCGGATCTATTCAAAGCGTATTCTCTCAATAAAAGTGAGCGCAAATTGCTTCAAGAAATTGATGATAATGAAGTTGGCGATTGGGAAAAAGAAGCCGTTGCCAAGGGCCATAAATTTATTAAGAAAGAGGACAGCAAGTAATGTTTCTAGAATATATTAAGTACTTTATCTTGGGCCTTGTACAAGGTGTGGCCGAAATTTTACCTATCAGCAGTTCGGGTCATTTGGCTCTGGCTGAAAGTCTTCTGCAAATTCAATTTTCAGGCAACCAGTTAGAAGTATTCACCGTTTTTCTCCACTTTGCCTCTTTACTGGCTCTCATTATTTTTATGTGGCCAATTATCATTCGGCTTATCAAAGGGGTATTCACTTATCTTTTTACCCACGACAGCGCGAAGCGTTCGCTATCCAAACCCGACTTTATGACTTTTATTTATTTAGTAGTCGCTTCCATTCCCGTAGCCGTCGTCGGTGTCTTTTTGGAAGACAAAGTTGCCTCCATCTTTGGAAACCTACTTTTTATCGGTATTGATTTTGCCGTCACGGGCCTAATTCTTCTAGCCGTAAGCTTTCTTTTTAAAAAACCCGGGCAAGCAACTTATACATGGAAAAATACTTTTATCGCCGGTTTATTTCAATGTATTGGCGTAATGCCGGGCATTTCGCGAAGCGGCATTACAATGAGCGGCGCCAAAATTGCCGGCCTCGATGATAACCACGCCAAAGAATTTGCCTTTTTGCTTTTTATCCCCGTCGCTTTGGGAAGTTTTGTTTTTTCTCTTGACAATCTTTCCGACCTTGCCGGCAGCAGTCAAATTCCCCTATACATCACGGGAATGGTCGCGGCATTCATCTTTACGCTTTTAGCCTTGAAATATATATTTAAGCGGTTCTCAACCAAACAGTATCCCTACTTTGCTTATTATATGTTTGCGATTTCGCTTTTTACGATTGTTTATTACTTTGTAGCCATTGCCTAAATAAAAGAGATATTGATATTTTTATAGGCTTGTGTTATTGTAGCAACAAGCCTTTTTTTCAGTAAAAAAATCCCGTATTGTTTTTTGGCTTTATTAATTTTACTAATTTGAGTGGAGCCTCTTTGAGGAGCCTTTGGGCACATCTGAATTCTCGATGAGAAAACTCCCTAAATGTGCTGCCGTTCGTGGCAGTTTCCTCGGCCCCTAATCGGGCCTTTTTTATAAAAAAAGTGGTGTTGCCACCACTTATGAATAATCAGAACATTCCTCCGGGTGGGATTTTTCCTCCCTTTTGGTAATTTTTCATCATCTTCATCATCTCTTTGCTCTGCTCCCATTTCTTAATTACCCGATTAATATCCGCACTGGTTTTACCCGCTCCCTTGGCAATCCTCACTTTACGGGAATTACGAAGAATATCCGGGTGGGCTCGCTCTTCCGGCGTCATTGAATTGATAATAGTTTCCATATTCTTCATTTCTTTTTCCGCCGTCGCCTGTTGTTCGGGCGAAATCTTAGGCATCCCGGGAATTAATTTTAAAATTCCCCCTAAAGAGCCCAGTTTATTTAACTGCTTCAGTTGAGCCAGCATATCGTTAAGATCAAATTCGCCTTTCATCATTCGATTGGCGGTCTTTTTAGCTTCCTTCTCGTCAATCTTCTTTTGCGCCTGTTCAATAAGAGTGACGACATCGCCCATTCCCAAAATGCGATCAACCATCCGTTCAGGGTGGAAGGCCTCTAAATCATCGATTTTTTCGCCCGTACCAATAAACTTTACCGGTACTCCGGTTAATTTTCGAATGCTAAGAGCGGCACCTCCGCGAGCATCACCATCAAGTTTGCTCATAATAACGCCGGTTACTCCCACTTTTTCATAAAAGGCAAGCGCGGTGTTGACCGCATCTTGTCCGCTCATGGCATCTACCAAAAGGAGAATTTCATCCGGATGGGTGCGATTTTTGATTTCTTTAAGTTCATCCATGAGTTGATCATCAATATGGAGCCGACCGGCCGTGTCGATAATCACCGCATCGTATTTTTCTTCTTTGGCCTTTTCTAAAGCTTTTATCGCGATATCTTCCGGCTTGACTTTGTCACCAAGAGTAAAAAACGGCAGTTGATTGTCACCGGCAATGGTCCGTAACTGATCGATAGCCGCCGGACGATATATATCCGCGGCAACAAGAAGCGGATTTTTCTTATCGTCCGTTCGCATGTATTTGGCGATTTTTCCGGCGGTGGTGGTTTTACCTGTTCCCTGAAGACCTACGAGCATAACGACGGAAGGATGACTTTTATAGCTGAAGCCACTTACATCCTCACCGAAAAGAGCTATCAATTCTTCCCGGACGATTTTTACCACCGTCTGCGATGGATTAAGTTCTTCGAGTACCTTCGCTCCTAAGGCTTTCTCCTTAATTGAAGCGATAAACTCACGAACCACTTTAAAATTAACATCCGCTTCCAAAAGAGCCATTTGAATCTCTTTCAGCATCGCGTCCATATTGCTTTCAGTAAGCCGTGATTGTCCTTTCAACGACTTAATAATTCCCTTTAAACGATCACTTAAATTATCAAAGGCCATGATTAATTATCCTCTCAATCTGTTCAATAACGCTTTCTTCAACCCCATTTTCCTTTATTTTTTTTAATAGTAAGGCCACTTCTGCTTTTTCTTTTAAAATATGCAGTTGGTCCTCATAATATGCGAGTTTTTTGCCGCCTTTTCGTATCGCATCGCTCACGGCGGTTCGGCTGGAGGAACGATTTTCCGCAATCTCGCTTAATGACAGGTTGTACTCAAAATAATCAACCATAATCTCGCGCTGCGCGGGTGATAAAAGAGTTCCGTAAATATCAAGCAGGCGATTAATATAAATTGTCTCCTCTAGTGATGCCATATGATTCCTTTATATTAAAAAATTAAAAATATAGTTTATGACAAGCAAAAATATAAAATTAGTAACGAAATAACGATGAAAAGCCGGATTCTTCAGTCGTCCCCCGGGAGCATGCCGGAAGTTTATCATGGCAAAGAAAAAAGCAATGGCTAAAGAGGACGCGATCAAAACAATGTAAAGCGGCGCTCCTACCAGGCCCATGATAATAGTTACCACCGCATTGATGCCGATAACTATCGCTAAAGAAATTAAAAAAGAAACTATCATTGAGTATCATCTCCTAAACATAGACCATATAAATATTGGTCTAAATCAAATTCGGTTAAATCGTCCATTCCTTCCCCGAGACCGATGAAACGAACGGGAATTCCGAGTTCATCCCGGATGGCTAAAATAATACCACCTTTTGCCGTACCGTCCATCTTTGTGATTACAATACCCGTAATTCCGGTGGCTTCGGCGAATGCTTTCGCCTGAATTACGCCGTTTTGACCGGTTGTGGCGTCAATCACAAGAAATACCTCCGATGGTTCGCTCGGCATCTCCTTACTGATCACGCGGCGCATTTTGCTTAACTCCGCCATCAGGTTGGCTTTTGTTTGAAGACGGCCGGCGGTATCGACTATCAGCAAATCAATTTTTTCTTTTTGCGCAGCCATCACCGCATCGTAGACAACGCTTGCCGGATCAACTCCATCTTTACCGGTGACAATCGGCAAATGAAGGCGGTCGGCCCACACCTTAAGTTGTTCGATCGCTCCCGCGCGAAACGTATCCGCCGCCGCCAGCATCACTTTTTTACCTTGTGCCTGGTAACGATGAGCCAGTTTAGCAATCGTCGTCGTTTTGCCGACTCCGTTTACTCCCACCATCATCAAAACCTTTGTTTCGTTCAGGGCAAATTCAATCTCATTGACAATCGATCCTCCCGTTTGGACATAACTGATAAACATCTTGTCGACGATGAGTTCATTTATTGTCCGGGGATCACTTATTTTTTCCTTTTGAGCTTCTTGCCGTGTCGCCTCAATGATTGAGAACGTAAGTTTGGTTCCCACATCGGCTTCGATTAATATCTCTGCCAATTCATCAAAATATGCATCGTTGATATTTTTGTAACGGCCGGCCAAACTTTTTAAGCGGTCACCAAACCCCGAGCGTGATTTTTGCATTCCGACAACATACTTTCGCGCATCGTTCTTTTGTTTTTTTCCGTCAAATTTACTTTTTAAAAAATTAAATAATCCCATGTTATACCCTAGCCATCTTTTTCAAGGCATCACAGGCGGCTTCCTGTTCGGCCGCCTTTTTGGTTGTCCCTTTTCCCCGTCCTAAAATTGTGTCGCTATAGATGACTTCCACCGAGTAAACAGGCGCATGCGAAGGGCCTTCAACCTTAGCTTCATATTTTATTGCCTGCCGATGTTCGGCCTGCATCGCCTCTTGAAGAGCCGACTTATAATCGCGGACTTTACCGACGTCAAAGTGCACGACTTCGTTGACAAATTTATCTTCCAAATAGTCATGAGCCACGGCAAATCCCTGATCGAGATATATCGCTCCGGTGAAGGCCTCGAAAACATCCTCAAGAATGTGATCGGTAACCGTACCGTTCAATGAATTTCCCAACACGATATATTGATCGAGATAAAGTCTTTTTGCGTGCTTTGCCAATGCCTGCGTATTAACTAATTGCGAACGCATTTTGCTCATCAGGCCCTGGCTCAAATCGCCTCTTCTTGTGAAGGCGAGTTCAGCTACGACAAGACCGATAACGGCATCCCCAATAAATTCCAAACGCTCATAGTCATGGTGGCGGATGTTCCGATCGCCATTTTTAGAGGGATGAGTCAAAGCCAATTCATAATTTTCTAAGTTGTGAGGGGTAATTTTCAGGTGCTCAAGTAAAGTCTTAACGTCCTTCATTACGGATTCCCTCTTTCAACTGCTCGACAATTTTCGCCGATGCCATCTTATAGGCGACTTCTAGTCCCCCGTTAAACCCAATCGCATCACTGTTGCCGTGCGCTTTAACCGCCACCATATTAATCCCCAGAAGCATTGCCCCTCCGGTTGATTTATAATCCATCGTTTGGCTCATTTCTTTAAAGCCTTTTCTCGATAATAAGTAGCCGATTTTACTGGCGAGCGATTTTTTAAAGGCTTTCTTAATCATTGAACTCATCATTTTGGCAATGCCTTCGGTTGCCTTTAAGAAAATATTCCCGGCAAAACCCCCGGTTACGATTACATCCGCACGACCGTCAAGTGCTTCTCGGGCCTCGACATTTCCCTTAAAGCCCGGAAAATCCATCTCCTTAAGTTTCCGGTGGGCTTCCTTAATCTCCGGCGTGCCTTTTTCGTCTTCTGAACCATTGCTTAAAAGATAGACCGCCGGCTCTTCCTTCTTAAAAACGGCCCGAGCATAGATACGTCCCATAAGCGCGAATTGAACCAACTGATCGGCCGTATTTTCGTTAGAAGCCCCTATGTCTAACACCGCGGCTTTCTGACCTTTAATTGCCGTCGGAAAAGGAGATACAATCGCCGCTCTTTCAACTCCCTCAATCAACTTTATCTTTAAAGTGGTTGCCGAAAGAAAGCCGCCCGTTGAGCCGGCGCTGACAATTGCATCCGCATCTTGTTTAAGCGCTTCATTTATCGCCACCATCATCGAAGAGTTTTTTGCTCTAAGAACTTCCATTGCTCCTGCCGTCATCAAAACGACATCGGGAGCGTTAATAATTTTTACTTTTCCAATCAGCGAACTCAATTCCGTTTCTTTTCCAACGCATATGAGTTCCACATCCGGATGGCTTTTTATAAACAGTTCAACCCCCTGACAGGTGGCAGAACTACCTAAATCAGAGCCCATCATATCCACGACTATTTTCATAAATTCACCTCGTGCCTTTCTATTTTACCATAGCCACAAAAAATGAAAAACCTTTAGACGTTAGTAAAAGTATTGCGAATAATTTCCGTTTGTGCGCGGGCGATTATTTTTGTATTTTCCCTGTCATCCGCGTTTAAGATTTGCTTGGCATCCTCATGGGCGGCTTCAATTATTTTAAAGTCTTGGACAAGGTTCAGATACGCAAAATCCGGGAGACCACTTTGGCGTGTTCCCTCCATTTGTCCCGGTCCCCGAAGCCGCAGGTCTTCCTCGGCAATTTTAAAGCCGTCGTTACTAGCTTCTAGCGCCTTCAAACGCTCGTCGTCCTGATTGCTGGCAACCAGGAGGCAAGTCGCTTTTTGTCCTCTTCTACCAATTCGCCCGCGCAATTGATGCAAACTTGCCAAGCCGAAGTTTTCGGGGGAATAAACTATCATTAAAGTCGCATTAGGAACATCAATTCCGACTTCAACAATGCTGGTGGCCACCAGTATATGAGATTTTTTTTGGCTAAAGGCAGCAAAGGATAGATTTTTTTCTTCATCGTTCATCTGTCCATGAACCATCACCACTTCATCACCGAACTCTTTCGCATATAGACGATATATTTCTTCGGTTGAATTTAATTCATCTTTTCCGGAAGCGTTTTCAATACGGGGGGCAATTACGAAAATCTGATTATCGTCAACTATGGCCCGATGAACTTGAACGAAGATATTCGGATCTGAATTATCCGTTATTTGAGTCACTATGTTTCTTTTGGCCCCGGGAAATTCCTTCAGTGTCGTTACATCCAGGTCGCCGTATATCGTCAATGACAAGGTCCTTGGGATTGGTGTCGCCGACATTAAGAGCAAATCGGTATGATCACCTTTACCGGCCAAAGACTGTCGTTGATTAACCCCAAATCGGTGTTGCTCATCAATGATGGCCAGGCCAAGCGAATGATAATTTACGCCTTCGGAAAAAAGCGCATGCGTTCCGACAACGACATCAACTTCCCCCGCTTCGATTCTCTTATGCTGCCGATTCTTCTCTTCAAGCGTAAGACTGCCAATTAATAAAGACACGCGGACGGCAAACGGAGCGAGAAGTTTTTGCAAGAAGTTATAGTGTTGGCGCGCCAGAATATCTGTAGGCACAAGCAACACCCCTTGGTCATGGCGAAGAAAGTTGGCATAAAGGGCAATCGCCGCCACCAAGGTCTTGCCGGTCCCCACATCGCCTTGAAGCAGTCGATACATAAGCGGTGTTTCATTCATGTCCAAAATTATTTCCCGAATTGCCTTCAGTTGATCACCCGTTAAATGATAGGGAAGTGCGGTCACTATCCGATTAACTTCCTTGAGGGGTATCGGCTGCTTATTGGTCTTAGCCAAAGCTTTGTTTTCTTCACGAATAAGCCCGGTTTTTAATGAAAACAACAGTGCTTCTTCATATTTTAAACGTCTCAGTCCTAATCTTATATCCTCGTGGGTCCGTGGAAAATGAATCCTTTTCAATGACTCTTCTTCACTAAAGAAGTGGTATTTTTCGGCAATTTGGGCCGGCAAATAATCATCAATATGGTGATTTATATGCGTAAAGCTCTTTTCCACCAAGCGAATAAATTCAAAATTAGATAGACTCATAGGCAGCGAGTAAACGGGGCGCAGACGATGATTATCATCCATTTCTCCGCGAACTATCGTCTGTAAATTAATTTCGTTTTTAAATTGATTAAAAGACCCAACTAAAGTGTAAATATCCCCCATTTTTATGGTTTTTAGCAGATAAGGTCGGTTGAAAGCCACTATTCGATAATAGTGTTTTTTCTCCGTTACAAAGGGAAAGGAAACGATTGTGATTCGGTCATGCCGGGCAAAAGTTGGAACTCCGGCTATCCGACCGACAAGCACCACGCGCTCTTTAGGTTTTAAATTCGTTTCCTCGGTGACAAAAAAACTATCATAGGCGCGGGGCAAATGATAGATCACATCGTAAAAGGACTCGATGCCCATCTTGGTTAATGCTTCTTTAATCCGATCGCTGCTAGTTAATTTATCCATATGTAAATTATATGTTTTATTACCCGATCACTCAATTATAAAAAAGAAAAAGGGAGAATCATCTCCCTAATTATTATTCGACACCAACAATAAAATAATAGACCGGTTGTCCGCCCGTTTCGACGGCAAACTCGACATCGGGATTTTCGGATTCCAGTCGAGAAATCAATTGCTCTTTATCCTTATCTTTTACGTCCTCGCCCACGATAATTGTGACGATGGATGAAAGATCGTCTATCATACCTTTTACCAGATTATAAGTCGCATCGATAAGATTGCGGCCACAGAGGACTATCTTCTTATCCTGGATACCCATAAAATCGTTTTTACGGACGCTTAAGCCGTCGATAGTCGTATCTTTGGTGGCATAGGTCACCAAGCCGGTTTTGACGGTTGTAAGCGCCGCGCTCATCTCGTGGAAGTTCTCTTCTGGCGAAACATCCGGATTGAAGTTCATCGCCGCCACCAAGCCCTGAGGAATCGTCTTGCTTGGAATAACCTTAGCAATCGATCCGCTATTTTCCTCCAAGACATCACATGCCTGAGCCGCCGCCATAATGATATTGCTATTATTGGGTAAAATATAGATATTTTTAGCTTTGACATTACGGATAGCTTCCATGAAATCCTCCGTTGACGGATTCATGGTCTGACCACCCTTAACCACATAATCGACGCGATATTGTTTAAAAAGTTCCTCCAGTCCATCCCCGGCCGCCACCGCAATAAGCGCGTACTCTTTCAATTCTTCCTTTTTCTCAACCTTGGAATGAGTTTTATGCAAGTTTAAACTGTCGTCTTGCTTAAC contains the following coding sequences:
- a CDS encoding NCS2 family permease gives rise to the protein MEKNVETKSANKYGIFDKIFHLTERGARPGIEILGGFITFVAMIYILPLISAIFGGEPGMSPDGVFAATAIVSALITIFMGLYANVPVILSAGLGVSAYVSTTVYTAYHDWVSAFIIMFLSGVIFLLITITPVRQKIIDAIPNDVKYIISAGLGGFIAFIGFNKAGLIVASNSSTIVALGDLANPAVLLPLLGVLIVFAFMAMPNKHLNQLAIPAAMGIIAVIGLIVNYAAFGNNLTASGLPYFDFSASSWGLAGIKDVFFKIFTGTETTSAGDAWKNVLSNPASYAFIFSVVFVSLFDTTATLMSVGRSAGVLDEKGDLIGGNRAILADAIGAAICAPIGTSTITAFAESNVACSTGAKTGLSAVTAGLLFLVSAFIFPVFSVFNSFSVTSIALISVGAMMFTNNLKAINWDDIAIGVTAFVSFMLMVLTYSISDGLGFGIITFVIMRIAQRKAKDVKPMLYVVALLFLVYYIVKVIIG
- a CDS encoding 1-phosphofructokinase family hexose kinase; amino-acid sequence: MIYTLTINPSIDYYLWTDELVTNETLRAQKAVFAPGGKGISSATILGRLGMEVSPIVMAGGDTGMLLRSLLTSEPILAEYIDAEVPTRINVKISDQNGHYELNAPGLPLGDKAMKKLALRLSQLQEGDWLILSGSLPEHLDEDFYAKIVRELSIKGISVGVDTSGPALKAAIKEHPAFIKPNEEEAAALFNIPFDPQNGLSEQQIEYIFCQLTASGVERVIITLGAKGSIYGDNKGNRFRFESPKVKVVATVGCGDSFVGGFVYGLVKYNSPLEAMAYGTAAGAATAATQFLGDKTAIEEIRKKVILPKK
- the rpsP gene encoding 30S ribosomal protein S16, with protein sequence MSVKLRLTRVGRHDDPFYRIVAADSRMSRDGRFIEQIGHYDPNKALNGAVIDEAAAIKWLQAGAQPSGTVKAILTKAGIVAKFNTLKKEGK
- a CDS encoding KH domain-containing protein, translated to MEYQEIIHTIIDPIVEHKDALLLREIAGDDDKTISIIICAEPEDTARLIGRKGMIADSLREVISIAGKTDGKRIYLKFESFEKKDED
- the rimM gene encoding ribosome maturation factor RimM (Essential for efficient processing of 16S rRNA) encodes the protein MEYVKVGSIIKTRGLKGEVRIYPTSDFRDFRFQTGNKLYLYHPESDTHQALTVEKRLLDGALEIITFKEINSIEEAEKLIGLELHALKQKDILPDGGFFFGDLLGLSVIDERGNLLGKVKRIEEYSAYKTLRVSREGNKDFFVPFVEAFIKKVDLTNGQITIHVLEGLL
- the trmD gene encoding tRNA (guanosine(37)-N1)-methyltransferase TrmD encodes the protein MKITVLTLFPEMISPFFDNSIIKRAKAKGIIDINIVNIRDFTKDRYGRVDSAPVGGGAGLIMKMQPLVDALKAVKTLDCKVYLLAPTGKTFNQSFAHELTMVSHLILICGHYEGIDDRINHYIDGTISIGDYILTGGEIGAVAVSDAVIRLLEGAISEDSTTEETFENGLLEYPQFTEPFDYDGNQIPDILYSGNHTAIAKWRKKEALRRTRLLRPDLFKAYSLNKSERKLLQEIDDNEVGDWEKEAVAKGHKFIKKEDSK
- a CDS encoding undecaprenyl-diphosphate phosphatase, with the translated sequence MFLEYIKYFILGLVQGVAEILPISSSGHLALAESLLQIQFSGNQLEVFTVFLHFASLLALIIFMWPIIIRLIKGVFTYLFTHDSAKRSLSKPDFMTFIYLVVASIPVAVVGVFLEDKVASIFGNLLFIGIDFAVTGLILLAVSFLFKKPGQATYTWKNTFIAGLFQCIGVMPGISRSGITMSGAKIAGLDDNHAKEFAFLLFIPVALGSFVFSLDNLSDLAGSSQIPLYITGMVAAFIFTLLALKYIFKRFSTKQYPYFAYYMFAISLFTIVYYFVAIA
- the ffh gene encoding signal recognition particle protein translates to MAFDNLSDRLKGIIKSLKGQSRLTESNMDAMLKEIQMALLEADVNFKVVREFIASIKEKALGAKVLEELNPSQTVVKIVREELIALFGEDVSGFSYKSHPSVVMLVGLQGTGKTTTAGKIAKYMRTDDKKNPLLVAADIYRPAAIDQLRTIAGDNQLPFFTLGDKVKPEDIAIKALEKAKEEKYDAVIIDTAGRLHIDDQLMDELKEIKNRTHPDEILLLVDAMSGQDAVNTALAFYEKVGVTGVIMSKLDGDARGGAALSIRKLTGVPVKFIGTGEKIDDLEAFHPERMVDRILGMGDVVTLIEQAQKKIDEKEAKKTANRMMKGEFDLNDMLAQLKQLNKLGSLGGILKLIPGMPKISPEQQATAEKEMKNMETIINSMTPEERAHPDILRNSRKVRIAKGAGKTSADINRVIKKWEQSKEMMKMMKNYQKGGKIPPGGMF